One genomic segment of Kiritimatiella glycovorans includes these proteins:
- a CDS encoding bifunctional sulfate adenylyltransferase/adenylylsulfate kinase — MSDHLIAPHGGELIDLMVSEERAAELKAHSKEWPSWDLNGRQMCDLELLMNGSFSPLRGFMGKADHESVCSSMRLEDGTLWPMPIMLDVDEETAKGLESGAKLALRDPEGVMLAVLNVSDVWQPDRAEEAKQVFGTDNSEHPGVDYLMNSTNGWYVGGEVEGVCMPVHYDSKDIRLTPAELRADFRRKGWRKVVAFQTRNPMHRAHQELTLRAAKETEANLLIHPVVGMTKPGDVDHYTRVRCYKALLPHYPKDTVALSLLPLAMRMGGPREAVWHAIIRKNHGCTHLIVGRDHAGPGKDSSGTPFYGPYDAQELLREHEEELGVAMVPFKLMVFAPDEDKYIPLDEVPEGTKTVSISGTELRERLAEGREIPEWFTFPEVAQELRKTHPPKHKQGFTVFFTGLSGSGKSTIANALLVKLLEMGGRPVTLLDGDIVRKNLSSELGFSKEHRDINIRRIGFVASEITKNGGIAICAPIAPYNAVRQEVRRMIEGYGGFCLVHVATPLEICEQRDRKGLYAKARAGIIKEFTGISDPYEEPADAEMALDTTDMTPEEEAQQVILHLEKEGYIGVDES, encoded by the coding sequence ATGAGCGATCATCTCATCGCCCCGCACGGGGGTGAACTCATCGACCTGATGGTATCGGAAGAACGCGCGGCCGAGTTGAAGGCGCATTCGAAGGAATGGCCTTCCTGGGATCTGAACGGCCGGCAGATGTGCGATCTCGAACTGCTGATGAACGGCAGCTTTTCGCCGCTGCGCGGGTTCATGGGCAAGGCTGATCACGAGTCCGTCTGCAGCTCGATGCGGCTGGAGGACGGTACGCTGTGGCCCATGCCGATCATGCTCGACGTGGACGAGGAAACGGCGAAGGGGCTCGAGTCCGGCGCGAAACTCGCGCTGCGCGACCCGGAAGGCGTCATGCTGGCGGTCCTGAACGTGAGCGACGTCTGGCAGCCGGACCGCGCGGAGGAGGCGAAGCAGGTCTTCGGTACCGACAACAGCGAGCACCCCGGCGTCGACTACCTGATGAACAGCACGAACGGATGGTATGTCGGCGGCGAGGTCGAAGGGGTGTGCATGCCGGTCCATTACGACTCCAAGGATATCCGGTTGACTCCGGCCGAACTCCGCGCCGACTTCAGGCGCAAGGGGTGGCGCAAGGTGGTCGCCTTCCAGACGCGCAACCCGATGCACCGGGCGCACCAGGAACTGACCCTGCGCGCGGCGAAGGAGACCGAGGCGAACCTGCTGATCCATCCGGTGGTCGGGATGACCAAACCCGGCGATGTCGACCATTATACGCGCGTGCGGTGCTACAAGGCGCTGCTGCCGCATTATCCCAAGGATACCGTGGCGCTCTCGCTGCTCCCGCTGGCCATGCGGATGGGCGGCCCGCGCGAGGCGGTCTGGCATGCGATCATTCGCAAGAACCACGGCTGCACGCACCTGATCGTCGGCCGCGACCACGCCGGCCCCGGCAAGGACTCCTCGGGCACGCCGTTCTACGGACCGTACGACGCGCAGGAGCTGCTCCGCGAACACGAAGAGGAGCTGGGCGTGGCGATGGTGCCGTTCAAGCTGATGGTCTTCGCGCCGGACGAGGATAAGTACATCCCGCTCGACGAGGTCCCCGAGGGGACGAAGACCGTTTCGATTTCGGGGACCGAGCTGCGCGAACGGCTGGCGGAAGGCCGCGAGATCCCGGAGTGGTTCACGTTTCCGGAGGTCGCGCAGGAGCTGCGCAAGACGCATCCGCCGAAACATAAACAGGGCTTCACGGTGTTCTTCACGGGGCTGTCCGGTTCGGGTAAGTCGACGATCGCCAACGCGCTGCTCGTCAAGCTGCTCGAGATGGGCGGGCGTCCGGTGACGCTGCTCGACGGCGACATCGTGCGCAAGAACCTGTCGTCGGAACTGGGCTTCTCGAAGGAACACCGCGACATCAATATCCGACGCATCGGGTTCGTCGCCTCCGAGATCACCAAAAACGGCGGCATCGCCATCTGCGCGCCGATCGCCCCCTACAACGCCGTGCGCCAGGAAGTGCGCCGGATGATCGAGGGCTACGGCGGCTTCTGCCTCGTGCACGTGGCCACACCGCTCGAGATCTGCGAACAGCGCGACCGGAAAGGTCTCTACGCCAAGGCACGCGCCGGCATCATCAAGGAGTTCACCGGCATCTCCGACCCGTACGAGGAACCGGCGGACGCCGAAATGGCGCTGGATACCACTGACATGACCCCCGAGGAAGAAGCCCAGCAGGTGATCCTCCACCTCGAGAAGGAAGGCTACATCGGCGTGGATGAGTCGTAG
- a CDS encoding SLC13 family permease, with translation MTPDAVITVSVVAGVFLLLAMARWPADFVFLGGLAVLLVTGVLGPGEALAGFSSPGVITVGTLYVVVAGIQETGALFWIGHHVLGRPSSERGGQLRLMAPVMGLSAFLNNTPVVALFIPVVRQWCRSLDFRPAKFMLPLSYASIFGGVCTLIGTSTNLVVSGLMQDRLGRGMGVFEITALGLPCALAGVIYLATVGRRMIPDREGTDRLFGDTREYTLEMEVAGGSALAGKTIEDAGLRHLPGGYLVEIVRGDHLIQAPPPDTELRERDRLVFAGSVESIRDLRARRGLQAAPDQVFKLDGEDRERRLVEVVVSDHCPLLGRSIRAGRFRDRYNAAVIAVARRGERIPGRIGDIVLRPGDTLLVEAHAGFAPRQRDSRDFYLVSEVEDSRPVRFSRAPAAGLIFAGMVAAAAFGWLSMLQAAMLAAALMLLTGCCSPGRARTNIEWSVLLVIASALAMGRALDQTGAAGWIAEGLLAAAGNHPWLALAGVYVATSLFTELITNNAAAALIFPVAVTMAGNLGVSPLPFVMCVAVAASASFATPVGYQTNLMVYGPGGYRFTDYFRVGFALNVLFGVISVGLAPVIWSF, from the coding sequence ATGACCCCGGACGCCGTCATCACCGTTTCCGTGGTCGCGGGAGTCTTTCTCCTGCTGGCCATGGCGCGCTGGCCGGCGGATTTCGTCTTTCTCGGCGGGTTGGCGGTGCTGCTGGTGACCGGGGTGCTCGGTCCCGGCGAGGCGCTGGCCGGGTTCAGTTCGCCGGGGGTAATCACGGTGGGCACGCTGTATGTCGTGGTGGCGGGAATCCAGGAGACCGGGGCGCTCTTCTGGATCGGTCACCACGTGCTGGGGAGGCCGTCTTCGGAACGGGGCGGCCAGCTCCGGCTGATGGCGCCGGTGATGGGGCTGAGCGCGTTTCTGAACAACACCCCGGTGGTGGCGCTATTCATCCCGGTGGTGCGGCAGTGGTGCCGGAGTCTGGATTTCAGACCGGCGAAGTTCATGTTGCCGCTGAGCTACGCGTCGATCTTCGGCGGCGTCTGCACGCTGATCGGCACCAGCACCAACCTGGTGGTCAGCGGTCTGATGCAGGACCGCCTCGGGCGCGGCATGGGGGTGTTCGAGATCACCGCGCTGGGGTTGCCCTGCGCGCTCGCGGGCGTGATCTACCTGGCCACCGTCGGGCGCCGCATGATTCCCGACCGCGAGGGAACGGACCGGCTCTTCGGCGACACGCGCGAGTACACGCTGGAGATGGAGGTCGCCGGAGGCAGCGCGCTGGCGGGGAAAACGATCGAGGACGCGGGGCTGCGCCACCTGCCCGGCGGGTACCTCGTCGAGATCGTGCGCGGCGATCACCTGATCCAGGCGCCGCCGCCGGATACGGAGCTGCGCGAGCGCGACCGGCTGGTGTTCGCGGGGAGTGTGGAGTCGATCCGCGACCTGCGCGCCCGGCGCGGGCTGCAGGCCGCGCCGGACCAGGTATTCAAGCTCGACGGCGAGGACCGCGAGCGGCGGCTGGTGGAGGTGGTGGTCTCGGACCATTGTCCGCTGCTGGGCCGCAGTATCCGGGCGGGGCGGTTCCGCGACCGGTACAACGCCGCGGTGATTGCCGTGGCGCGCCGCGGAGAACGTATTCCGGGGCGGATCGGCGATATCGTACTGCGGCCGGGCGATACGCTGCTGGTGGAGGCGCATGCGGGATTCGCGCCGCGGCAGCGCGATTCGCGCGATTTCTACCTCGTCAGCGAAGTCGAGGACTCCCGGCCCGTGCGGTTTTCGCGCGCGCCCGCGGCCGGATTGATTTTTGCCGGCATGGTGGCCGCCGCGGCGTTCGGCTGGCTGAGCATGCTCCAGGCGGCGATGCTGGCCGCGGCGCTGATGCTGCTGACCGGGTGCTGCTCGCCGGGCCGGGCGCGCACGAACATCGAGTGGAGTGTGCTGCTGGTGATCGCCTCGGCGCTGGCGATGGGGCGCGCGCTCGACCAAACCGGAGCCGCCGGATGGATCGCGGAAGGCCTGCTGGCCGCGGCGGGGAACCACCCGTGGCTGGCGCTGGCGGGGGTTTACGTGGCGACCTCGCTGTTCACCGAGCTGATCACGAACAACGCCGCGGCCGCGCTGATCTTTCCGGTCGCGGTGACCATGGCCGGCAACCTGGGCGTCAGCCCGCTGCCCTTCGTGATGTGCGTGGCCGTGGCCGCCTCGGCAAGTTTCGCCACGCCGGTCGGCTACCAGACCAACCTGATGGTCTACGGGCCGGGGGGCTACCGCTTTACGGATTACTTCCGGGTCGGGTTCGCGCTCAATGTGCTGTTCGGCGTCATCAGCGTCGGCCTCGCACCGGTGATCTGGTCCTTCTGA
- the cysQ gene encoding 3'(2'),5'-bisphosphate nucleotidase CysQ, whose product MNSEQLRLLLEAELEATAAILEVYARDFDVEHKADDSPLTEADRASHDIILKKLEPTGIPVLSEESAEIPYAERKDWERFWLVDPLDGTKEFIKKNGEFTVNIALIESGVPVMGAVYAPVLNTAYLGVAGEGAWRLLKGTHFHSADDLPGALEEAALPTLGEGPGDPGGIRVVASRSHRNEATEQFIAELEAQYGPAELVSKGSSLKLCLVAEGAADVYPRIAPTMEWDTAAAQAVVEAAGGVVLQHGTDVPLRYNKQDLLNPYFIAAVPGVL is encoded by the coding sequence ATGAACTCTGAACAGCTGAGACTGCTGCTTGAAGCCGAACTCGAGGCCACCGCGGCGATCCTGGAGGTCTACGCGCGCGATTTCGACGTGGAGCACAAGGCCGACGATTCGCCGCTGACGGAGGCGGACCGCGCGTCGCACGACATCATCCTGAAGAAACTTGAACCCACGGGAATCCCGGTCCTGTCGGAAGAGAGCGCGGAGATCCCTTATGCGGAACGGAAGGACTGGGAACGATTCTGGCTGGTCGATCCGCTCGACGGAACAAAGGAATTCATCAAAAAGAACGGCGAATTCACGGTCAACATCGCCCTGATCGAAAGCGGTGTGCCGGTGATGGGGGCCGTCTACGCGCCCGTGCTGAACACGGCCTATCTCGGGGTCGCGGGCGAAGGGGCCTGGAGGCTCCTGAAGGGCACGCACTTCCATTCGGCGGACGATCTCCCCGGTGCGCTCGAGGAAGCGGCGCTGCCAACGCTCGGCGAGGGGCCGGGGGACCCGGGCGGCATCCGCGTGGTCGCCTCCCGCTCTCACCGCAACGAGGCCACGGAACAGTTTATTGCCGAACTCGAGGCCCAATACGGGCCGGCCGAACTGGTGTCGAAGGGCAGTTCGCTCAAGCTCTGCCTGGTCGCCGAGGGCGCGGCGGATGTGTATCCCCGTATTGCGCCCACGATGGAATGGGACACCGCCGCCGCGCAGGCCGTCGTCGAAGCCGCGGGCGGCGTGGTCCTGCAGCACGGGACGGACGTACCGCTGCGCTACAACAAGCAGGACCTCCTCAACCCGTACTTCATCGCCGCCGTGCCGGGGGTTCTGTGA
- the nusG gene encoding transcription termination/antitermination protein NusG produces the protein MKGMEDMKAGMEGKERRWYCVRTQTRREGIAGKILKERGFEVFGPQMRFRKKTVRGPVWFQEALFPGYVFAHFDRRHEWRGVGYAPGVRGLVHFGEQTPDIPEEFIQDLRRDLGVDETAVIEDLPRPGEEVTICEGRLQGLRVRVTNVMSATRRVQVLLEMLGRTIELEFDARAVSTDDRHPLERRRG, from the coding sequence ATGAAGGGCATGGAGGACATGAAGGCGGGGATGGAGGGGAAAGAACGCCGCTGGTATTGCGTGCGTACGCAGACCCGTCGCGAGGGGATTGCGGGGAAGATTCTTAAGGAGCGCGGATTCGAGGTGTTCGGACCTCAAATGCGCTTTCGCAAGAAAACGGTACGCGGTCCCGTCTGGTTCCAGGAGGCGCTGTTCCCGGGATATGTCTTTGCACACTTCGACCGCCGGCACGAGTGGCGCGGGGTCGGCTACGCCCCCGGCGTGCGGGGACTCGTCCACTTCGGCGAGCAGACACCGGACATCCCGGAAGAATTTATTCAAGACCTTCGCCGCGATCTCGGCGTCGACGAGACGGCGGTCATCGAGGACCTCCCGCGTCCCGGCGAGGAAGTGACGATCTGTGAGGGGCGCCTGCAGGGACTGCGGGTCCGGGTGACGAACGTCATGTCCGCCACCCGCCGCGTGCAGGTGCTTCTCGAAATGCTCGGGCGCACCATCGAACTCGAGTTCGACGCCCGGGCGGTCAGTACCGACGACCGCCATCCGCTGGAGCGGCGCCGGGGCTGA
- a CDS encoding GbsR/MarR family transcriptional regulator, which produces MDTKMEQRTISDLEREVIELFVRMAGMLNLPRSVGELYGLLFISPEPLCIDDLMARLNISKGSVSQGLRILRSFRAVKPVYLPGSRRDYYVAEDQLRRIAAGFVDEELQPHLESGEQRLKRMRELVGAMPEAQRPFLEEKVEHLENWHRKGTTVLPLVMKMIDR; this is translated from the coding sequence GTGGACACAAAGATGGAACAGCGCACAATCAGCGATCTGGAGCGCGAGGTGATCGAACTCTTCGTTCGTATGGCCGGGATGCTCAATCTTCCCCGCTCGGTGGGCGAACTCTACGGGCTCCTGTTCATCTCCCCGGAACCGCTCTGCATTGACGACCTCATGGCGCGCCTCAACATCAGTAAGGGCTCGGTCAGCCAGGGCCTGCGCATACTGCGCTCATTCCGCGCCGTGAAACCGGTCTACCTCCCGGGCTCCCGCCGCGACTATTACGTGGCGGAGGATCAGCTGCGCAGGATCGCCGCCGGATTCGTCGATGAAGAACTCCAGCCGCACCTGGAGAGCGGCGAACAGCGCCTGAAGCGTATGCGGGAACTGGTCGGCGCAATGCCGGAGGCGCAGCGCCCGTTTCTGGAAGAGAAGGTCGAACACCTGGAAAACTGGCATCGGAAGGGCACCACCGTGCTCCCGCTGGTGATGAAGATGATCGACCGTTAA
- a CDS encoding encapsulin-associated ferritin-like protein produces the protein MADYHEDQLSEASMNASRALKSVKEEIEAVDWYNQRVDATNDQELAKILAHNRDEEIEHACMVLEWLRRNMPGWDEQMKTYLFTQGDITLLEEEGEGGEEGGEAPAGGDLAIGKIE, from the coding sequence ATGGCGGATTATCATGAAGATCAACTCAGCGAAGCGTCGATGAACGCCTCGCGCGCATTGAAGAGTGTGAAGGAGGAGATCGAGGCGGTCGACTGGTACAACCAGCGTGTGGACGCTACGAATGATCAGGAGCTTGCGAAGATTCTGGCCCACAACCGCGACGAAGAGATTGAGCACGCCTGCATGGTGCTGGAGTGGCTGCGACGCAACATGCCCGGCTGGGACGAGCAGATGAAAACCTATCTGTTTACGCAGGGCGACATCACTCTTCTCGAAGAAGAGGGTGAAGGCGGCGAAGAGGGCGGAGAGGCCCCCGCGGGCGGCGATCTGGCCATCGGAAAAATCGAGTAA
- a CDS encoding family 1 encapsulin nanocompartment shell protein, which produces MDNLRKELAPISEEGWQEINEQARRVLRNNLSARRFADVDGPKGWDCTSVSLGRLNVPEKQADHDVRYGVHLVQPLVEARVSFKLKTWELDNAVRGAEDIDLEPLEDAAAKIAAFEDAAVYYGFDAGCIRGLKAESDHKALKWPEKAEDALGTVQDGVQALRAASVEGPYNLVIDAKRWKAVESHVGGYPLRNRIQDALGGKVIVSPNVKNAFLVSGRGGDFRLTLGADLSIGYEGHDTESVQLYLTESFTFQVLDPAAAVVLA; this is translated from the coding sequence ATGGATAATCTCAGGAAAGAACTCGCGCCGATCTCCGAAGAGGGTTGGCAGGAAATCAATGAGCAGGCCCGGCGCGTACTGCGCAACAATCTCAGCGCCCGCCGTTTCGCGGACGTCGACGGGCCGAAGGGCTGGGACTGCACTTCCGTCTCGCTCGGTCGCCTGAATGTTCCGGAAAAGCAGGCGGACCATGACGTGCGCTACGGGGTCCACCTCGTGCAGCCGCTCGTCGAGGCACGGGTGTCGTTCAAGCTGAAGACGTGGGAACTCGACAACGCCGTTCGTGGCGCGGAGGACATCGACCTCGAACCGCTCGAGGACGCCGCCGCGAAAATCGCCGCCTTCGAGGACGCCGCCGTGTATTACGGGTTCGATGCGGGCTGCATCCGGGGTCTCAAGGCGGAGTCGGATCACAAGGCGCTCAAGTGGCCGGAAAAGGCCGAGGACGCGCTCGGGACCGTTCAGGACGGCGTTCAGGCGCTGCGAGCCGCATCGGTCGAAGGACCGTACAACCTGGTCATCGACGCCAAGCGGTGGAAGGCCGTGGAAAGCCATGTCGGCGGCTATCCGCTCAGGAACCGCATTCAGGACGCCCTCGGCGGAAAGGTCATCGTATCACCCAACGTCAAAAACGCCTTCCTCGTCTCCGGACGCGGCGGCGATTTCCGACTGACGCTCGGCGCCGATCTCTCGATCGGCTACGAAGGCCACGATACCGAATCGGTCCAGCTCTACCTCACCGAATCGTTCACCTTCCAGGTGCTCGACCCGGCGGCGGCGGTCGTGCTCGCGTAA
- a CDS encoding ATP-dependent helicase has translation MNWSELLNESQAAAVTAPDGPVLAIAAAGTGKTRTLTCRVAHLVCEREIPPDRILLLTFTNKAADEMLERARSMAGDEVSGLWGGTFHHLANRLLRRHADRLGFGLDYTILDSDDTKKLLRTVTLELGLKGKHFPKPGVLSSVFGVAANTERGIEDLAREWFEDSDVQPEQVVDVYHEYEQRKRSLNSMDFDDLLIHALNLIRDQQDLREQYQERFRYILVDEYQDTSAIQAEWVDLLAGGHRNLMVVGDDFQSIYSWRGANYRNILHFQERYPDARVYKLETNYRSSPEILEVANRCIAGNPHQFQKNLRAVREHAPRPRLARMLDSRRQARYVLQRVREFERNGVSLEDMAVLYRSHFHALDLQLELTRENLPFTLTSGVRFFEQAHIKDVCTLLRLLENPGDELAFARLLEMFPKVGAKTAQKIWDKIGRRFRARSPDECVRVRDSLPSAAKASWMAAEPIFLAYREEGLDEDPGEIVFRFVREFYREYAVETFDNARNRLEDIDALIDFTSRYTSTQQFLSETALLSSLESTTSGPGADAGGLRLSTIHQAKGLEWKIVFVIWLSEEMFPSARAEADTEKLAEERRLFYVATTRAEDRLFLCTPERKQTRDGGLMPCEPSRFLRELPAECVELEL, from the coding sequence ATGAACTGGTCTGAACTGCTGAACGAATCCCAGGCCGCCGCGGTCACGGCGCCCGACGGACCCGTACTCGCCATTGCCGCCGCGGGTACCGGCAAGACACGCACGCTTACCTGCCGGGTCGCCCACCTGGTCTGCGAACGTGAAATCCCGCCCGACCGAATTCTGCTGCTGACGTTCACCAACAAGGCGGCCGACGAGATGCTCGAACGGGCGCGTTCGATGGCGGGCGACGAAGTCAGCGGGCTTTGGGGCGGGACGTTTCATCATCTTGCCAACCGGCTGCTGCGGCGACACGCCGACCGGCTCGGGTTCGGGCTCGACTACACCATCCTCGACTCCGACGACACGAAAAAGCTGCTGCGCACCGTCACGCTCGAACTGGGCCTGAAGGGAAAGCACTTCCCGAAACCCGGCGTGCTCTCCAGCGTGTTCGGTGTGGCCGCGAATACCGAGCGCGGGATCGAGGACCTCGCCCGGGAGTGGTTCGAGGACAGCGACGTGCAGCCCGAACAGGTGGTCGACGTCTACCATGAATACGAACAGCGTAAACGGTCGCTCAACTCGATGGATTTCGACGATCTTCTCATTCACGCCCTGAACCTGATCCGCGATCAGCAGGACCTGCGCGAACAGTACCAGGAACGTTTTCGCTATATCCTGGTGGACGAATACCAGGACACCAGCGCCATCCAGGCGGAGTGGGTCGATCTACTCGCCGGCGGACACCGCAATCTGATGGTGGTCGGCGACGACTTCCAGAGCATCTACTCGTGGCGCGGCGCGAATTACCGCAATATCCTGCATTTCCAGGAACGCTACCCGGACGCCCGGGTCTATAAACTTGAGACCAATTACCGGAGCAGCCCCGAGATCCTCGAGGTCGCCAACCGCTGCATCGCCGGTAACCCGCACCAGTTTCAGAAAAACCTGCGCGCCGTGCGCGAGCACGCTCCCAGGCCCCGGCTAGCCCGCATGCTCGACAGCCGCCGGCAGGCGAGGTACGTCCTTCAGCGCGTACGCGAGTTCGAGCGCAACGGCGTTTCGCTCGAAGACATGGCCGTCCTCTACCGCTCCCACTTCCACGCCCTCGACCTGCAGCTCGAACTCACCCGCGAAAACCTCCCCTTTACCCTGACCTCCGGCGTCCGCTTCTTCGAGCAGGCCCACATAAAAGACGTCTGCACCCTGCTGCGACTGCTGGAGAATCCGGGCGACGAACTGGCGTTCGCACGCCTGCTCGAAATGTTCCCCAAAGTCGGCGCCAAAACGGCGCAGAAGATTTGGGATAAGATCGGGCGCCGGTTCCGTGCACGCTCTCCCGACGAGTGTGTGCGGGTGCGCGATTCGCTTCCGAGCGCCGCCAAGGCCTCGTGGATGGCCGCCGAACCGATCTTCCTCGCCTACCGCGAGGAAGGACTGGACGAGGATCCGGGCGAGATCGTCTTTCGCTTCGTCAGGGAATTCTACCGCGAATACGCCGTGGAGACCTTCGATAACGCCCGCAACCGGCTCGAAGATATCGATGCGCTGATCGACTTCACGTCGCGCTACACCAGTACGCAGCAATTCCTCAGCGAGACCGCCCTCCTGAGCAGCCTCGAGTCCACCACCTCCGGTCCCGGCGCCGACGCCGGCGGACTCCGCCTCAGCACGATCCACCAGGCCAAGGGGCTCGAATGGAAGATCGTCTTCGTGATCTGGCTCAGCGAGGAGATGTTCCCCAGTGCCCGCGCGGAAGCCGACACGGAAAAACTGGCCGAGGAACGCCGGCTGTTCTACGTCGCCACCACCCGCGCCGAAGACCGCCTGTTTCTCTGCACCCCGGAACGCAAGCAGACCCGCGACGGCGGACTGATGCCCTGCGAACCCTCGCGCTTCCTCCGCGAACTCCCCGCCGAATGCGTCGAACTGGAACTCTAG